From Pyxicephalus adspersus chromosome 7, UCB_Pads_2.0, whole genome shotgun sequence, a single genomic window includes:
- the LDAF1 gene encoding lipid droplet assembly factor 1 isoform X1 — protein MTSYESFYAEKMRELQRQLDTVKQTINTNSKVIAFMNSPVGQYLDKRPFISLSLLVFIALSAVPFGMFLTVMVGTAVIACLGVIIIEGYHRTIHANPNPVHGLQKNCLLEMLQTHPMMTRRKILNHIFIR, from the exons aTGACTAGTTACGAAAGCTTCTATGCAGAGAAAATGCGGGAGCTACAGAGGCAGCTGGATACCGTAAAACAGACCATCAATACGAACTCCAAG GTGATTGCCTTCATGAACTCCCCTGTTGGACAATACTTGGACAAGCGCCCATTCATCTCACTCTCCCTGCTGGTCTTTATAGCATTGTCTGCAGTTCCATTTGGCATGTTTCTGACTGTGATGGTCGGGACAGCAGTAATTGCATGCCTTGGGGTCATAATAATTGAAG GTTATCACAGAACAATTCACGCCAATCCAAACCCTGTTCACGGACTACAGAAGAACTGCCTCCTGGAAATGCTTCAAACTCATCCCATGATGACTAGGAGaaaaattttaaatcacatctttATTAGGTAG
- the LDAF1 gene encoding lipid droplet assembly factor 1 isoform X2, whose product MTSYESFYAEKMRELQRQLDTVKQTINTNSKVIAFMNSPVGQYLDKRPFISLSLLVFIALSAVPFGMFLTVMVGTAVIACLGVIIIEGDKRLKDEHTSIEHTGQMDP is encoded by the exons aTGACTAGTTACGAAAGCTTCTATGCAGAGAAAATGCGGGAGCTACAGAGGCAGCTGGATACCGTAAAACAGACCATCAATACGAACTCCAAG GTGATTGCCTTCATGAACTCCCCTGTTGGACAATACTTGGACAAGCGCCCATTCATCTCACTCTCCCTGCTGGTCTTTATAGCATTGTCTGCAGTTCCATTTGGCATGTTTCTGACTGTGATGGTCGGGACAGCAGTAATTGCATGCCTTGGGGTCATAATAATTGAAG gagacaaacgactgaaagatgaacaTACAAGCATTGAACATACAGGAcagatggatccatga